One Vallitalea longa DNA segment encodes these proteins:
- a CDS encoding NUDIX hydrolase, with translation MSDYIHELRKEVGNRPIILSTSGAVLIDNNNRFLMQHRTDNDTWGLPGGVIELGETVEEAARREVFEETGLTAYDLKLFNIYSGEDQHYTYPNGDEVYYICITYYTRTYEGKIKIDGIESKDIRFFDVNNLPKNISKPVKCIVNDIVNKITNESV, from the coding sequence ATGAGTGATTACATACATGAATTAAGAAAAGAGGTTGGTAATAGACCTATAATACTCAGTACATCAGGTGCTGTCTTAATTGATAATAATAATAGGTTCCTGATGCAACATAGGACTGATAATGATACTTGGGGACTACCTGGTGGTGTTATAGAATTAGGAGAAACAGTAGAAGAAGCTGCAAGAAGAGAAGTATTCGAAGAAACTGGATTGACAGCTTATGATCTTAAGCTATTTAATATTTATTCCGGTGAAGATCAACATTACACTTATCCCAATGGAGATGAGGTATATTATATTTGCATAACTTATTATACTAGAACATACGAAGGCAAAATAAAAATAGATGGAATAGAAAGTAAAGACATTAGATTTTTTGATGTTAACAATTTGCCTAAAAATATAAGTAAGCCTGTTAAATGTATTGTAAATGACATAGTTAATAAGATTACTAATGAATCAGTCTAA
- the ruvB gene encoding Holliday junction branch migration DNA helicase RuvB, translated as MDKRIITTELIDEDLKIEQNLRPKLLSDYIGQAKAKENMKVFIEAAKLREEPLDHVLLYGPPGLGKTTLSCIIANEMGVNLKITSGPAIEKPGDMAAILNNLQEGDILFIDEIHRLNRQVEEVMYPAMEDFVIDIVIGKGPSARSIRLDLPKFTLVGATTRIGLLTSPLRDRFGVINKLEFYTLDELTHIVKRSAEVLDIEIDEKGAVEIARRSRGTPRLANRLLKRVRDFAQVKYEGDITKEVADYALDLLDVDKSGLDKNDRKMLLAMIEKYNGGPVGLDTLAATIGEESGTVEDVYEPYLIQLGYINRTPRGRVVTPLCYKHFGIIFDNNDNT; from the coding sequence ATGGATAAAAGAATAATAACAACGGAACTAATTGATGAAGATCTTAAGATAGAACAGAATCTGAGACCTAAATTACTATCAGATTATATAGGACAAGCGAAAGCAAAAGAAAATATGAAAGTATTTATAGAGGCAGCTAAGCTTAGAGAGGAACCATTAGATCATGTATTACTATATGGTCCTCCAGGATTAGGAAAAACCACTTTATCATGCATCATAGCAAATGAAATGGGAGTCAATCTGAAAATAACTTCTGGTCCGGCTATAGAGAAACCAGGAGATATGGCAGCGATACTCAATAATCTGCAAGAGGGAGATATACTATTTATTGATGAAATACATAGACTCAATAGACAGGTAGAGGAAGTTATGTATCCTGCCATGGAAGATTTCGTTATTGACATAGTCATTGGAAAAGGTCCATCAGCAAGATCTATAAGGCTTGACCTTCCTAAATTTACATTAGTTGGTGCAACAACTCGTATAGGACTTTTAACATCTCCTTTAAGAGACAGGTTTGGTGTAATTAATAAATTGGAATTCTATACTCTAGATGAACTGACTCATATCGTAAAAAGGTCAGCAGAAGTACTTGATATTGAAATAGATGAGAAAGGTGCTGTAGAAATTGCAAGAAGATCAAGGGGAACACCAAGACTTGCAAACAGGTTGCTAAAACGTGTAAGGGATTTTGCTCAAGTTAAGTATGAGGGAGATATTACAAAAGAAGTAGCTGATTATGCACTTGATCTATTAGATGTTGATAAAAGCGGTTTAGATAAGAATGATAGAAAAATGTTACTTGCTATGATAGAAAAATATAATGGAGGACCTGTAGGTCTAGATACTCTTGCAGCAACTATCGGAGAAGAATCAGGAACAGTTGAAGATGTTTATGAACCATATTTAATTCAGTTAGGTTATATTAACAGAACACCAAGAGGAAGGGTAGTTACACCTTTATGTTATAAACATTTTGGAATTATTTTTGATAATAATGATAATACTTAA
- a CDS encoding 5-formyltetrahydrofolate cyclo-ligase, producing the protein MTKKEIRECYLDRRKKMSKDDVINRSMVIYNKIITSELYKECNELFIYVSNFNEVDTIKIIEKAWEDNKTVAVPKVEKKGIIKFYYINSTKDLRKGKFNILEPSTLIEAVPSNKTLFIMPGVVFDKTKNRIGFGGGYYDRYLFKYREVFINIAICYDYQLLDMIPSDVYDVKPDYIFTELQVI; encoded by the coding sequence ATGACTAAAAAAGAAATAAGGGAATGCTATCTAGATAGACGTAAAAAAATGTCTAAGGATGATGTGATTAATAGAAGTATGGTTATATATAATAAAATAATAACCAGTGAGTTATATAAAGAATGTAATGAATTGTTTATATACGTAAGTAATTTTAATGAAGTTGATACTATTAAGATTATTGAAAAAGCATGGGAAGATAATAAAACAGTAGCTGTCCCTAAGGTAGAAAAAAAGGGAATCATTAAATTCTATTATATTAATTCTACAAAAGATTTAAGAAAAGGTAAATTCAATATATTGGAACCTAGTACTTTAATAGAAGCAGTACCATCAAATAAAACTCTTTTTATAATGCCTGGAGTGGTATTCGATAAAACTAAAAATAGAATTGGTTTTGGCGGCGGTTATTATGATAGATATTTGTTTAAATATAGAGAAGTTTTTATAAATATTGCTATATGTTATGACTACCAGTTACTGGATATGATTCCATCTGATGTTTATGATGTTAAACCAGATTATATTTTTACAGAGTTACAAGTTATTTAA
- the ruvA gene encoding Holliday junction branch migration protein RuvA has product MISYIKGTLEYIGDDFIIIEAQNIGYEIKISISAMQNLPSIGESVKMHTYLYVREDAMLLYGFLTRDDLEVFKKLITVNGIGPKGALGVLSTITPDELRFAVIADDVKTISKAPGIGKKTAQKLILELKDKLKLKDYMDNVSSEVDNSQVTLSSTVKNDAIAALVALGYTSTEAVKAVRTVNITETTTVEEIIKGALGKLANF; this is encoded by the coding sequence TTGATTTCGTACATAAAAGGAACTCTAGAATATATTGGTGATGATTTTATAATTATTGAGGCTCAAAATATAGGCTATGAGATAAAAATATCTATATCAGCAATGCAGAATTTACCTAGTATTGGTGAAAGTGTTAAAATGCATACTTATTTATACGTTCGTGAAGATGCTATGTTATTATATGGATTTCTGACAAGAGATGATCTAGAAGTATTCAAGAAGTTAATAACAGTTAATGGTATAGGACCGAAAGGGGCTCTGGGTGTATTATCTACTATTACTCCTGATGAATTGAGATTTGCTGTTATTGCTGATGATGTAAAAACTATATCTAAAGCACCTGGTATAGGCAAGAAAACAGCTCAAAAATTAATATTGGAGCTAAAGGATAAATTGAAACTGAAAGATTACATGGATAATGTAAGTTCAGAAGTTGATAATAGTCAAGTCACATTATCATCTACTGTTAAAAATGATGCAATTGCGGCATTAGTTGCTCTTGGATATACAAGTACTGAAGCAGTGAAAGCTGTAAGAACAGTTAATATAACAGAGACAACAACTGTAGAAGAAATTATTAAAGGTGCATTAGGAAAATTAGCAAACTTTTAA
- a CDS encoding FAD-dependent oxidoreductase — MYEYDSYWIKSTPTTNYDELVEDVSVDCVVIGGGITGITTAFLLQQQGLKTIIIEKEKICLGTTGHTTGKITSQHNLIYSYLIDNFGEKLAKQYADANQQAIRFIIDLVGKYNIDCDLNIEPSYVYTTDEYNNILINKELVAALSLGLPAEFVDSTDLPFGIDGGIRFLEQAQFHPRKYILELARLFVKNGGKIYENTQAIDIDPKKSIVTTDSNTITANNIIIATHYPFFSKGHLYFARMSPYTSYVIGIDGKSKLKKGMYISCDRNTRSFRYTEDANDRLLLIGGQTHKTGQSENEDENNNYKILMDYANELYCDVTMQCKWSAQDYITIDKIPYIGLLNEDYNNIYVATGYGKWGMTNGTVAAMIIKDLIVEGTNPWQDIFNPSRTFTMDSIKNMFTDSVNSGSEFITSRYKVTSEEIDRIKPTEGIVIKVNNRTIGAYRDENNKLYLVDTTCPHMKCKLQFNDAEKTWDCPCHGSRFNYDGTFIDGPANENLKRIELDVDDYEEE; from the coding sequence TTGTATGAATATGACTCATATTGGATTAAATCAACACCTACTACGAATTATGATGAACTAGTAGAAGATGTTTCTGTAGACTGTGTTGTCATTGGAGGCGGTATTACAGGAATTACTACTGCTTTTCTTTTGCAACAACAAGGTCTCAAAACGATTATAATAGAAAAAGAAAAAATATGTCTAGGAACTACTGGACATACAACTGGTAAAATAACTTCCCAACATAATCTAATTTACTCATATCTTATAGACAATTTTGGTGAAAAATTAGCGAAACAATATGCTGATGCTAATCAACAAGCAATAAGGTTCATTATTGATTTGGTAGGTAAATATAATATTGACTGTGATCTTAATATAGAACCATCTTACGTCTATACTACAGATGAATATAACAATATTTTAATCAACAAAGAACTAGTGGCGGCACTAAGCCTAGGTTTGCCTGCGGAATTTGTTGACTCTACTGACCTTCCTTTTGGTATTGACGGAGGAATACGTTTTTTGGAACAGGCTCAATTTCATCCAAGAAAATACATCTTAGAATTAGCACGTCTTTTTGTGAAAAACGGGGGTAAGATATATGAAAATACACAAGCTATAGATATTGACCCCAAAAAGAGTATTGTAACTACTGATTCTAATACGATTACTGCTAATAACATAATTATAGCCACTCACTATCCTTTTTTCTCAAAAGGTCATTTATATTTTGCTAGAATGTCACCTTATACTTCATATGTTATAGGTATTGATGGCAAATCCAAGTTAAAAAAAGGAATGTATATAAGCTGTGATAGAAATACTCGTTCTTTTAGATATACAGAAGATGCCAATGATAGATTATTACTAATAGGTGGTCAAACTCATAAAACCGGTCAGAGTGAAAATGAAGATGAAAATAATAATTATAAGATCCTCATGGATTATGCTAATGAATTATACTGTGATGTAACTATGCAATGTAAATGGTCTGCCCAAGATTATATCACCATAGACAAAATTCCTTATATTGGTTTATTGAATGAAGATTATAATAATATTTATGTAGCAACAGGATATGGTAAATGGGGGATGACCAATGGTACAGTAGCAGCTATGATCATAAAGGATTTAATAGTAGAAGGTACTAACCCTTGGCAAGATATTTTTAATCCTTCACGTACTTTTACAATGGACAGTATTAAAAATATGTTTACTGACTCAGTAAATTCTGGCAGTGAATTCATAACTAGTAGATATAAAGTAACTTCTGAAGAAATTGACAGGATAAAACCAACTGAAGGTATAGTTATTAAAGTTAACAATAGAACCATTGGTGCTTATCGTGATGAGAATAATAAATTATATTTAGTAGACACTACTTGTCCACATATGAAATGCAAATTACAATTTAATGATGCTGAAAAAACATGGGATTGCCCATGTCATGGTTCACGTTTTAATTATGATGGAACATTTATAGATGGTCCGGCTAATGAAAATCTAAAAAGAATTGAATTGGATGTTGATGATTATGAAGAAGAATAA
- a CDS encoding DUF896 domain-containing protein codes for MEKKKIDRINELYKKNKIEGLTDEEKIEQSLLREEYLESVRKNFKSTMNTIKLKDEKGNITPLKPKHKND; via the coding sequence ATGGAAAAGAAAAAAATAGACCGTATTAATGAGTTATATAAAAAAAACAAAATCGAAGGGCTTACTGATGAAGAAAAAATCGAACAATCACTCCTTAGAGAAGAATATCTAGAATCTGTAAGAAAAAATTTTAAAAGCACAATGAATACCATTAAATTAAAAGATGAAAAAGGCAATATAACTCCGTTAAAGCCTAAACATAAAAATGACTAA
- the proB gene encoding glutamate 5-kinase, with translation MNIREKLRDKKKIIVKVGSSSLTYEETGEINYFRLERLIREITDLKNMGKDVILVTSGAIAVGTKTMNLPNRPNCLEEKQAVAAVGQANLMMIYQKIFSEYNQHVAQILITKNLIDQPVRRQNAQNTLNTLLKMGAIPIVNENDTVATEEIVYGDNDTLSAIVGKLVSADLLILLSDINGLYDSDPRKNDDAKLIPHVTEITDNIQHMAGGAGTVNGTGGMATKISAAKIATSNGIDMVIANASVDNVIEKIIYGEEIGTLFIAK, from the coding sequence ATGAATATACGCGAGAAGTTAAGAGACAAAAAGAAAATAATAGTTAAAGTTGGTTCTTCTTCATTGACATATGAGGAAACAGGTGAAATAAATTATTTTCGATTAGAGAGACTTATTAGAGAAATAACGGATCTGAAAAATATGGGTAAAGATGTTATTCTAGTAACATCAGGTGCTATTGCTGTTGGAACCAAAACCATGAATTTACCTAATAGACCCAATTGTTTAGAAGAAAAACAAGCTGTTGCAGCTGTAGGACAAGCAAATTTGATGATGATATATCAAAAGATATTTAGTGAATATAATCAACATGTAGCCCAGATACTAATTACTAAAAATTTGATTGACCAGCCAGTAAGAAGACAAAATGCACAGAATACTCTTAATACGTTATTGAAAATGGGAGCAATACCGATTGTTAATGAAAATGATACGGTTGCAACTGAAGAAATAGTGTATGGTGATAATGATACATTATCTGCAATAGTTGGTAAATTAGTTAGTGCTGATTTATTGATTTTATTATCCGATATAAATGGTCTATATGATTCGGATCCTAGAAAAAATGATGATGCTAAACTTATTCCTCATGTTACGGAGATTACAGACAACATTCAACATATGGCTGGTGGTGCTGGTACGGTTAATGGCACAGGCGGTATGGCAACTAAGATTAGTGCAGCCAAAATAGCTACTAGCAATGGGATAGATATGGTTATTGCGAATGCCAGTGTTGATAATGTTATTGAAAAAATAATTTACGGAGAAGAGATCGGTACTTTATTCATAGCAAAATAG
- a CDS encoding DUF1292 domain-containing protein has translation MSKENNNNCNCNNEHNSKHEDCHCHDHEENCCNHEHEHDHETITLTLDNDETLECLVLGVFEANNNEYIALLPEDEDDVLLYKYIASSDDDIELDNIEDDDEFDIVSKTFMQLIEEEEDDSIDDDQ, from the coding sequence ATGAGTAAAGAAAATAATAACAACTGTAATTGCAATAATGAACACAATTCAAAGCATGAGGATTGCCATTGTCATGACCATGAGGAAAATTGTTGCAATCACGAGCATGAACATGATCATGAGACTATAACATTGACTCTTGACAATGACGAAACTCTTGAATGCTTAGTTTTGGGGGTATTCGAAGCAAACAATAATGAGTATATTGCTTTACTTCCAGAGGATGAGGATGACGTTCTTCTTTATAAATATATAGCATCCAGTGATGATGATATCGAACTTGATAATATTGAAGATGATGATGAATTTGATATAGTATCCAAAACATTTATGCAGCTTATTGAAGAAGAAGAAGACGATTCTATAGATGATGACCAATAA
- a CDS encoding NUDIX hydrolase has translation MNNKWLQWAKQLQSIAQSGLAFSKNEFDIERFEKIRNISIEIMSEYTELSNDKIRTLFANESGYQTPKIDVRAAIFKNGKILLVNEKKDKRWSMPGGYADIDLSISENAKKESMEEAGANVDPKRIIAVLDRNKYIKDDYPYAIYKIFVECDYIDGRYTDNLETSNAKFFEYENLPELSVGRNTKDQIKMCFEARETDILEPIFD, from the coding sequence ATGAATAACAAGTGGTTACAATGGGCTAAACAATTACAATCGATAGCTCAGTCAGGATTAGCATTTTCCAAAAATGAATTTGATATTGAAAGATTTGAAAAAATAAGGAACATCAGTATAGAAATAATGAGTGAATATACAGAGTTAAGTAATGACAAGATTAGAACATTATTTGCTAACGAATCAGGATACCAAACTCCTAAAATAGACGTTAGAGCTGCTATATTCAAGAATGGCAAGATACTGTTAGTTAATGAAAAGAAAGATAAAAGATGGTCAATGCCAGGAGGATATGCTGATATAGATTTAAGTATATCCGAAAATGCGAAAAAGGAATCTATGGAAGAAGCTGGAGCTAATGTAGATCCAAAACGTATTATAGCTGTTCTTGATAGAAATAAATATATCAAAGATGATTATCCATATGCCATATATAAGATATTTGTTGAATGTGATTATATAGATGGTAGGTATACTGACAATTTAGAGACATCAAATGCAAAGTTTTTTGAATATGAAAATCTACCTGAACTGTCTGTAGGTAGAAATACTAAAGATCAGATTAAAATGTGCTTTGAAGCAAGAGAAACAGATATACTTGAACCAATATTTGATTAG
- a CDS encoding tocopherol cyclase family protein, protein MKKNKLYKLYNPICVQGNINKRHYFEGWYYKCVDADNNYSCSFIPGFSTSNNHYKRHAFIQFIDNSNNFPIYIPYPIKSFSYSDKPFVINIGNCIFSQSRIIVNIEHIHYNIKGKIILGEFTDIKRNVKLPTIMGYYRYIPFMECFHSLISLSHSLKGYLNVNGKVINFNNGTGYLEKDFGTSFPKQWVWIHSNTFANSNTSLMCSIASIPFVKRTFTGLICVVYVNGKEYRFATYLNARIKKLLCSRNKLHVEITQGNYTLQINTFCSNNNILTAPKNGDMNRKIIESMSAKIKVKLIHSNNIVLEDISCNGCVEYN, encoded by the coding sequence ATGAAGAAGAATAAACTGTATAAACTTTATAATCCCATTTGTGTACAAGGTAATATAAATAAAAGGCATTATTTTGAAGGTTGGTATTACAAATGTGTAGATGCTGACAATAATTATTCTTGTTCATTTATCCCAGGGTTTTCAACTAGTAATAACCATTATAAACGTCATGCATTCATTCAGTTCATTGACAATTCGAATAATTTCCCAATATACATTCCATATCCGATAAAATCATTTTCATACTCTGATAAACCCTTTGTTATTAATATTGGTAACTGTATTTTTTCACAATCCCGAATAATAGTTAATATTGAACATATCCATTATAATATTAAAGGTAAAATTATTCTTGGCGAATTTACAGATATAAAAAGAAATGTAAAGTTACCTACAATTATGGGATATTATCGATATATTCCGTTTATGGAATGCTTTCACAGCTTGATTAGTTTATCTCATTCTCTGAAAGGTTATCTGAATGTTAACGGCAAGGTTATCAATTTTAATAATGGTACCGGATATCTAGAAAAAGATTTCGGTACATCTTTTCCAAAACAGTGGGTGTGGATACATTCAAATACATTTGCAAACAGCAATACAAGTTTAATGTGTTCCATAGCATCTATACCTTTTGTCAAACGGACTTTTACAGGATTAATATGTGTAGTATATGTTAATGGTAAAGAATATAGATTCGCAACCTATCTAAATGCTAGAATAAAGAAATTGCTGTGTTCGAGAAATAAGCTACATGTAGAGATTACTCAAGGTAATTACACATTGCAGATAAATACCTTTTGTAGTAATAACAATATACTCACAGCACCTAAAAATGGAGATATGAATAGGAAAATCATCGAAAGTATGTCTGCAAAAATCAAAGTAAAATTAATTCATAGTAATAATATTGTTTTAGAAGATATTTCTTGTAATGGATGTGTGGAATATAATTAA
- a CDS encoding carboxypeptidase M32: MDINKAIKQLNDIDYKLHAINHAGALIHWDASTGAPKNSVEGRAKTLSILAGEAYKTIVNDEFNELLTYLENHKSELDYVTMRKAEEFRDEYDRTAKLPQQLVIDYTEVQAKASAAWEDAKLNNDFSTFAPHLEKVIEFNKKFIEYRGYKKHPYNTLLDDYEKGLTTDILDEFFSQLKNSIVPLVSKIKESKVEIDDSFIKKNYPIGKQKELNKSILEQLGFNMDSGIMAESEHPFTTNFDRNDVRITTHYFENNLLPALFSTIHEGGHAIYEQNIGEELNFSTLGTGTSMGIHESQSRFFENVIGRSKPFIEFLYPIVKETFPDNLKDVSCEDMYLAANKTEESLIRTDSDELTYSLHIMIRYEIEKLLFENKVLVKDLPELWNKKYEEYMGIVPPNDAEGILQDVHWSEGLFGYFPSYALGNAYASQLTHTMKKSIDFDDDLKNGNLANIRNWLRDNVHKYGRLLTPSQIIEKATGESLNAKYYTDYLEEKYSKIYEL, translated from the coding sequence ATGGACATTAATAAGGCAATCAAACAACTTAATGATATCGACTATAAATTACATGCAATTAATCATGCAGGAGCACTTATACATTGGGATGCTTCAACAGGTGCACCAAAAAATAGCGTAGAAGGCAGAGCAAAAACTTTATCCATACTAGCAGGAGAAGCATATAAAACTATCGTGAACGATGAGTTCAATGAACTATTAACTTATCTAGAAAATCATAAAAGCGAACTTGATTATGTAACTATGAGAAAAGCAGAAGAATTCCGTGATGAATATGATAGAACAGCTAAATTACCACAACAACTTGTAATTGACTATACAGAAGTTCAAGCAAAAGCAAGTGCTGCATGGGAAGATGCAAAGCTAAATAACGATTTTTCAACTTTTGCTCCACATCTTGAGAAAGTTATTGAATTCAATAAAAAGTTTATTGAATATAGAGGATATAAGAAACACCCATATAATACTTTATTAGATGATTATGAAAAAGGTTTGACTACAGATATTTTAGATGAATTTTTTAGTCAATTGAAAAATAGTATTGTCCCTCTAGTTTCCAAGATAAAAGAATCAAAAGTTGAAATTGATGATAGCTTCATCAAAAAGAATTATCCTATAGGAAAACAAAAAGAACTTAATAAAAGTATCTTAGAGCAATTAGGGTTCAATATGGATTCTGGTATCATGGCAGAAAGTGAACACCCTTTTACTACTAACTTCGATAGAAACGATGTAAGAATCACTACACATTATTTTGAAAACAATTTGCTACCAGCATTGTTCAGTACAATACATGAAGGCGGACACGCCATTTATGAACAAAACATAGGAGAAGAATTGAATTTCTCGACTCTAGGTACTGGAACTTCCATGGGAATACATGAATCCCAATCACGTTTCTTTGAGAATGTTATCGGAAGGTCAAAACCATTTATTGAATTCTTATATCCTATAGTAAAAGAAACATTTCCTGATAATTTGAAAGATGTATCATGTGAAGATATGTATTTGGCAGCTAATAAAACAGAAGAATCATTAATTAGAACCGATTCCGATGAATTGACTTATTCTCTACATATCATGATAAGATACGAAATAGAAAAATTATTATTCGAAAATAAGGTTCTAGTCAAAGACTTACCAGAACTATGGAATAAGAAGTATGAAGAATATATGGGAATTGTACCTCCAAATGATGCTGAAGGTATATTACAGGATGTACATTGGTCTGAAGGACTTTTTGGATATTTCCCTTCATATGCATTAGGTAATGCTTATGCTTCACAATTAACACATACCATGAAAAAATCAATAGATTTTGATGATGACCTAAAAAATGGTAATCTAGCAAACATAAGGAATTGGTTAAGAGATAATGTTCATAAATACGGAAGGTTACTTACACCATCTCAGATAATTGAAAAAGCAACAGGTGAGTCCCTCAATGCAAAATATTATACTGATTATTTAGAAGAAAAATATAGCAAGATATATGAACTATAA
- a CDS encoding glutamate-5-semialdehyde dehydrogenase: MNELNIKGQKAKKSSFTLAQLSSNDKNKGLKAVADAILLNEKDIIEANKIDVSNAEKNGVKGSLVDRLTLDSNRIKSMAEGIMKIIQLDDPIGEVMWMKKRPNGLEIGKKIVPLGVIGIIYEARPNVTVDAFALCFKTGNAVILRGGKEAINSNLKIIEIIKNALISVNMPSDAVSLIEDTSRESATKMMKLNEYLDVLIPRGGAGLIQAVVNNSTVPVIETGVGNCHLYVDEYADLEMAVNILVNAKTQRPGVCNACESIVVHTDIAAKFLPTACKKLREHNVAIVGDPIAKSIVQDIEPASEEDYGKEYLDYKISIKVVNNIDEAIEHINKYNTKHSESIITENYSNARRFLNEIDAAAVYVNASTRFTDGFEFGFGAEIGISTQKLHARGPMGLKELTTSKYVIYGNGQIRE; the protein is encoded by the coding sequence ATGAATGAATTAAACATAAAAGGTCAAAAAGCAAAAAAATCTAGTTTTACACTGGCACAATTATCTTCAAATGATAAAAACAAAGGGTTGAAAGCAGTTGCTGATGCCATATTATTAAACGAAAAGGATATAATTGAAGCTAATAAAATTGATGTGTCAAATGCAGAAAAAAATGGTGTGAAAGGTTCTTTGGTTGATAGATTGACTCTTGATTCTAATCGTATAAAATCTATGGCTGAAGGTATTATGAAGATTATTCAACTAGATGATCCTATTGGTGAAGTAATGTGGATGAAAAAAAGACCTAACGGTCTTGAAATAGGGAAAAAGATTGTACCACTTGGTGTTATAGGAATTATATATGAAGCAAGACCTAACGTTACCGTAGATGCTTTCGCATTATGTTTTAAAACTGGTAATGCTGTAATTCTTAGAGGAGGTAAAGAAGCTATAAATTCTAACCTCAAAATCATAGAAATCATTAAAAATGCTTTAATTAGTGTTAACATGCCTAGTGATGCTGTGTCACTCATTGAAGATACTAGTAGAGAATCAGCAACAAAAATGATGAAACTTAATGAATATCTGGATGTATTGATTCCAAGAGGAGGAGCTGGACTTATTCAAGCTGTTGTAAATAATTCGACAGTTCCTGTAATTGAAACTGGAGTAGGTAATTGCCATTTATATGTAGACGAATATGCTGATTTGGAGATGGCAGTGAATATTTTGGTTAATGCTAAGACTCAGAGACCTGGAGTATGTAATGCATGTGAAAGTATTGTAGTCCATACGGACATAGCAGCGAAATTTTTACCTACAGCATGTAAAAAACTTAGAGAACATAATGTGGCTATTGTAGGAGATCCTATAGCGAAATCAATTGTACAAGACATTGAACCTGCTTCTGAAGAAGATTATGGAAAAGAATACTTAGACTATAAGATATCAATTAAAGTTGTTAACAATATAGATGAAGCGATTGAACATATTAATAAATATAATACTAAACATTCTGAATCAATTATTACTGAAAATTATTCTAATGCAAGAAGATTTTTGAATGAGATTGATGCAGCAGCTGTTTATGTTAATGCTTCTACTAGGTTCACAGATGGTTTTGAATTCGGTTTTGGAGCTGAGATTGGTATCAGCACCCAAAAACTTCATGCTAGAGGTCCTATGGGGTTAAAAGAATTGACAACATCAAAATATGTGATTTATGGAAATGGACAAATAAGAGAATAA